In Pleuronectes platessa chromosome 5, fPlePla1.1, whole genome shotgun sequence, a single genomic region encodes these proteins:
- the vwa7 gene encoding von Willebrand factor A domain-containing protein 7 isoform X2, whose product MSMSRIWEGSGKLMCWFVFAYLLLLALPCMGFLPNFWSRVLTLSWDSHTHQYITEQAILNVTLETLKGNPEEEQTRLGRGFWRALGEVVKSNAAMDFLSSTRSDPVYHFDSERVDSATLMLRQFWAQTLLSVRAKQYQSARHSLGQLFHSLQDFYSHSNWVEMGRHSIYLHLLQPEEPVIPVAKEDIPTCMECFSATCRNNLMPRLTNAQQHSQLLTTGYFSTFPPKPQGKCSHGGILDSSRYMGAKGGINKDSTSPLFSPHYYLHVEAAALATEATQTVLRDLRDNVGDKAFLRLFSVKQAPALVFVMDTTGSMFEEITAARLRAHSIIQSRARSPAQTGTFLLVPFHDPAVGPVYETDDPNQFMQQMENLMALGGGDEPEMCLSAIQLALTHSPPLSEIFVFTDASPKDAHLFDAVKALALDKQSRVTFLLTEDPNHTPEVRGRRRRRSRRRTKRRIMQPLSPDRFSLYSSLSSVSGGLTIFTSNFDIHRVSAIVEDNTAADKVTLLHVESDQELMFAHSFRVDSSLKNVTIHVVGVLFECILTNPSGQSQSLLSEKGSLADLEHFQGLYRISLLFPIQQGQWKVHAKSDGHLTFNVIGDSRVDFLYYFATVTNETHPGLARVEGSPVAGVPAFLVLAVTGLAPEEEASFSHVTLLGAQGDTLHQMKLNSSSSPSLSSSFSVDEMVGYVEAVPRVPFCVRLTGRDRRGDKLERVSTEMVQPTHVQIQVLSVPRLVPGHSTMVNFEILNRGPARLFSLSMDDDCGYLHKRGPHRFHVAEQGSFHDQDPDTFPPTCSTAGGQSTCPSICNESIWSVSLVVSDRGRSGLAALQLQRGEGILTLFLSPPTTEDSMGDTQLDLDQQQSLRDQTTSGDHHYEAILEKGDSPLNVSEWVQGSSQPLWARYTASCCSAQAELLVWDTAGNMKRCNLTPDQQRQQRDRSTETSGTGRINRPDVFFLLFVLLWSPLL is encoded by the exons ATGTCAATGAGCAGAATCTGGGAAGGAAGTGGGAAGCTAATGTGCTGGTTTGTTTTCGCTTACCTTCTCCTCTTGGCTTTACCATGCATGGGCTTCCTCCCCAACTTCTGGTCCCGAGTGTTAACGCTGTCCTGGGACTCACACACGCACCAATATATCACAGAGCAGGCCATCCTCAATGTCACCCTGGAGACGCTGAAGGGAAACCCTGAAGAGGAACAG ACCAGACTAGGCCGTGGCTTCTGGAGAGCTTTGGGAGAGGTGGTGAAGTCCAATGCCGCCATGGACTTCCTGAGCTCCACCAGGTCTGACCCGGTGTACCACTTTGATTCAGAGCGCGTGGACAGCGCCACGCTGATGTTACGGCAGTTCTGGGctcagactctgctctcagtgagGGCCAAACAGTACCAAAGTGCCCGTCACAGCTTGGGCCAGCTATTTCACTCCCTGCAG GACTTCTACAGCCACAGTAACTGGGTGGAGATGGGCCGACACTCCATAtacctccacctgctgcagccAGAGGAGCCAGTCATCCCTGTGGCTAAAG AGGACATTCCTACCTGTATGGAGTGCTTCAGTGCCACCTGTCGAAACAACTTAATGCCAAGACTGACTAATGCACAGCAGCACTCCCAGTTGCTCACCACTGGCTACTTCAGCACTTTCCCTCCGAAACCACAAG GTAAATGTAGTCATGGAGGAATTCTGGACAGTAGCCGCTATATGGGGGCTAAAGGCGGCATCAACAAAGACAGCACCTCACCTCTCTTCTCCCCTCACTATTACCTCCATGTGGAAGCTGCTGCTTTGGCGACTGAGGCCACCCAGACTGTACTGAGAGACCTCAGAGACAACGTGGGTGACAAAGCCTTCCTTCG GCTCTTCAGCGTGAAGCAGGCCCCTGCCTTGGTATTTGTTATGGACACCACAGGCAGCATGTTTGAGGAGATCACTGCTGCTCGCCTCCGGGCTCACTCCATCATCCAGAGCCGAGCCAGAAGCCCGGCGCAGACAGGCACCTTCCTACTCGTGCCCTTCCATGACCCAG CCGTAGGACCGGTGTATGAGACCGATGACCCAAACCAGTTCATGCAGCAAATGGAGAACCTGATGGCGCTGGGAGggggagacgaaccagagatgTGTCTCTCTGCTATTCAG ctgGCACTCACTCACAGTCCACCGCTGTCAGAGATCTTTGTATTCACTGATGCTTCCCCTAAAGACGCCCACTTGTTTGACGCAGTGAAGGCACTTGCACTTGACAAACAGAGCAGG GTGACATTTCTCTTAACCGAGGATCCCAACCACAcaccggaggtcagagggagacgcaggaggaggagtagaagaaggacaaagaggaggattATGCAACCTTTGTCACCCGATCGTTTCTCTCTCtactcttccctctcctccgtgTCAGGAGGATTGACCATATTCACCTCCAACTTTGACATTCACAGGGTTTCCGCCATAGTGGAGGATAACACAGCTGCTGACAAG GTGACCCTGCTCCATGTGGAGAGTGACCAGGAGCTGATGTTCGCTCATTCCTTCAGAGTTGATAGTTCATTGAAGAATGTTACCATACATGTCGTTGGCGTCCTATTTGAGTGTATCCTAACCAATCCTTCAG GCCAAAGCCAGTCTCTGCTGAGTGAAAAAGGTTCCCTGGCAGACTTGGAGCACTTTCAGGGTCTGTACCGCATCAGCCTACTTTTTCCCATACAACAAGGCCAGTGGAAAGTCCACGCCAAGAGTGACGGACACCTCACATTCAACGTGATAG GTGACAGCCGTGTAGATTTCCTGTATTACTTTGCCACTGTAACCAATGAGACACACCCAGGTCTGGCCAGAGTGGAGGGTAGTCCCGTAGCAG GTGTCCCTGCCTTTCTGGTGCTGGCTGTTACAGGCCTGGCTCCAGAAGAGGAAGCGTCTTTCAGTCACGTGACACTGTTGGGAGCCCAAGGGGACACCCTGCATCAGATGAAGCtgaactcctcctcttccccctctctctcgtcATCCTTCTCTGTGGACGAGATGGTGGGATATGTGGAGGCTGTTCCCAGAGTTCCCTTCTGTGTTCGACTCACAGGccgagacagaagaggagacaaGCTGGAGAGGGTTTCCACTGAGATGGTGCAGCCCACTCATGTTCAGATACAG GTTTTGTCTGTCCCTCGCCTGGTACCTGGCCACAGCACAATGGTGAACTTTGAGATCCTAAACCGCGGCCCGGCTCGACTCTTCAGTCTGAGCATGGATGACGACTGTGGATATCTTCATAAGAGAGGACCTCACAG gttcCATGTTGCGGAGCAAGGGTCTTTCCACGATCAG GATCCTGACACGTTCCCACCAACCTGCTCCACTGCAGGAGGGCAGTCCACCTGTCCTTCTATTTGCAATGAGTCCATCTGGAGTGTATCTCTGGTTGTGTCAGACAGAGGGCGCTCTGGCCTTGCTGCCCTACAACTACAGAGGGGTGAAGGCATTCTGACTTTATTTCTTAGCCCTCCAACCACCGAGGACAGTATGGGAGATACCCAGCTTGACCTCGACCAGCAGCAGTCACTCAGGGATCAGACAACCAGCGGAGACCACCACTACGAAGCCATATTGGAGAAGGGAGACTCCCCTTTGAATGTGTCTGAATGGGTCCAGGGTTCCTCTCAGCCACTGTGGGCAAGGTACACggccagctgctgctctgctcaggCAGAGCTGCTGGTGTGGGATACTGCCGGAAACATGAAGCGTTGCAACCTAACGCCTGATCAacagaggcagcagagagacaggagCACAGAAACCAGTGGAACTGGGCGGATAAATCGGCCAGATGTCTTTTTCTTGCTCTTCGTCCTGCTGTGGTCTCCTTTGCTTTAG
- the vwa7 gene encoding von Willebrand factor A domain-containing protein 7 isoform X1: protein MSMSRIWEGSGKLMCWFVFAYLLLLALPCMGFLPNFWSRVLTLSWDSHTHQYITEQAILNVTLETLKGNPEEEQTRLGRGFWRALGEVVKSNAAMDFLSSTRSDPVYHFDSERVDSATLMLRQFWAQTLLSVRAKQYQSARHSLGQLFHSLQDFYSHSNWVEMGRHSIYLHLLQPEEPVIPVAKEDIPTCMECFSATCRNNLMPRLTNAQQHSQLLTTGYFSTFPPKPQGKCSHGGILDSSRYMGAKGGINKDSTSPLFSPHYYLHVEAAALATEATQTVLRDLRDNVGDKAFLRLFSVKQAPALVFVMDTTGSMFEEITAARLRAHSIIQSRARSPAQTGTFLLVPFHDPAVGPVYETDDPNQFMQQMENLMALGGGDEPEMCLSAIQLALTHSPPLSEIFVFTDASPKDAHLFDAVKALALDKQSRVTFLLTEDPNHTPEVRGRRRRRSRRRTKRRIMQPLSPDRFSLYSSLSSVSGGLTIFTSNFDIHRVSAIVEDNTAADKVTLLHVESDQELMFAHSFRVDSSLKNVTIHVVGVLFECILTNPSGQSQSLLSEKGSLADLEHFQGLYRISLLFPIQQGQWKVHAKSDGHLTFNVIGDSRVDFLYYFATVTNETHPGLARVEGSPVAGVPAFLVLAVTGLAPEEEASFSHVTLLGAQGDTLHQMKLNSSSSPSLSSSFSVDEMVGYVEAVPRVPFCVRLTGRDRRGDKLERVSTEMVQPTHVQIQVLSVPRLVPGHSTMVNFEILNRGPARLFSLSMDDDCGYLHKRGPHRFHVAEQGSFHDQVNLHTPATAQAGATVTLTLTVRAFDSADSNYAVTYLTVVPPDPDTFPPTCSTAGGQSTCPSICNESIWSVSLVVSDRGRSGLAALQLQRGEGILTLFLSPPTTEDSMGDTQLDLDQQQSLRDQTTSGDHHYEAILEKGDSPLNVSEWVQGSSQPLWARYTASCCSAQAELLVWDTAGNMKRCNLTPDQQRQQRDRSTETSGTGRINRPDVFFLLFVLLWSPLL, encoded by the exons ATGTCAATGAGCAGAATCTGGGAAGGAAGTGGGAAGCTAATGTGCTGGTTTGTTTTCGCTTACCTTCTCCTCTTGGCTTTACCATGCATGGGCTTCCTCCCCAACTTCTGGTCCCGAGTGTTAACGCTGTCCTGGGACTCACACACGCACCAATATATCACAGAGCAGGCCATCCTCAATGTCACCCTGGAGACGCTGAAGGGAAACCCTGAAGAGGAACAG ACCAGACTAGGCCGTGGCTTCTGGAGAGCTTTGGGAGAGGTGGTGAAGTCCAATGCCGCCATGGACTTCCTGAGCTCCACCAGGTCTGACCCGGTGTACCACTTTGATTCAGAGCGCGTGGACAGCGCCACGCTGATGTTACGGCAGTTCTGGGctcagactctgctctcagtgagGGCCAAACAGTACCAAAGTGCCCGTCACAGCTTGGGCCAGCTATTTCACTCCCTGCAG GACTTCTACAGCCACAGTAACTGGGTGGAGATGGGCCGACACTCCATAtacctccacctgctgcagccAGAGGAGCCAGTCATCCCTGTGGCTAAAG AGGACATTCCTACCTGTATGGAGTGCTTCAGTGCCACCTGTCGAAACAACTTAATGCCAAGACTGACTAATGCACAGCAGCACTCCCAGTTGCTCACCACTGGCTACTTCAGCACTTTCCCTCCGAAACCACAAG GTAAATGTAGTCATGGAGGAATTCTGGACAGTAGCCGCTATATGGGGGCTAAAGGCGGCATCAACAAAGACAGCACCTCACCTCTCTTCTCCCCTCACTATTACCTCCATGTGGAAGCTGCTGCTTTGGCGACTGAGGCCACCCAGACTGTACTGAGAGACCTCAGAGACAACGTGGGTGACAAAGCCTTCCTTCG GCTCTTCAGCGTGAAGCAGGCCCCTGCCTTGGTATTTGTTATGGACACCACAGGCAGCATGTTTGAGGAGATCACTGCTGCTCGCCTCCGGGCTCACTCCATCATCCAGAGCCGAGCCAGAAGCCCGGCGCAGACAGGCACCTTCCTACTCGTGCCCTTCCATGACCCAG CCGTAGGACCGGTGTATGAGACCGATGACCCAAACCAGTTCATGCAGCAAATGGAGAACCTGATGGCGCTGGGAGggggagacgaaccagagatgTGTCTCTCTGCTATTCAG ctgGCACTCACTCACAGTCCACCGCTGTCAGAGATCTTTGTATTCACTGATGCTTCCCCTAAAGACGCCCACTTGTTTGACGCAGTGAAGGCACTTGCACTTGACAAACAGAGCAGG GTGACATTTCTCTTAACCGAGGATCCCAACCACAcaccggaggtcagagggagacgcaggaggaggagtagaagaaggacaaagaggaggattATGCAACCTTTGTCACCCGATCGTTTCTCTCTCtactcttccctctcctccgtgTCAGGAGGATTGACCATATTCACCTCCAACTTTGACATTCACAGGGTTTCCGCCATAGTGGAGGATAACACAGCTGCTGACAAG GTGACCCTGCTCCATGTGGAGAGTGACCAGGAGCTGATGTTCGCTCATTCCTTCAGAGTTGATAGTTCATTGAAGAATGTTACCATACATGTCGTTGGCGTCCTATTTGAGTGTATCCTAACCAATCCTTCAG GCCAAAGCCAGTCTCTGCTGAGTGAAAAAGGTTCCCTGGCAGACTTGGAGCACTTTCAGGGTCTGTACCGCATCAGCCTACTTTTTCCCATACAACAAGGCCAGTGGAAAGTCCACGCCAAGAGTGACGGACACCTCACATTCAACGTGATAG GTGACAGCCGTGTAGATTTCCTGTATTACTTTGCCACTGTAACCAATGAGACACACCCAGGTCTGGCCAGAGTGGAGGGTAGTCCCGTAGCAG GTGTCCCTGCCTTTCTGGTGCTGGCTGTTACAGGCCTGGCTCCAGAAGAGGAAGCGTCTTTCAGTCACGTGACACTGTTGGGAGCCCAAGGGGACACCCTGCATCAGATGAAGCtgaactcctcctcttccccctctctctcgtcATCCTTCTCTGTGGACGAGATGGTGGGATATGTGGAGGCTGTTCCCAGAGTTCCCTTCTGTGTTCGACTCACAGGccgagacagaagaggagacaaGCTGGAGAGGGTTTCCACTGAGATGGTGCAGCCCACTCATGTTCAGATACAG GTTTTGTCTGTCCCTCGCCTGGTACCTGGCCACAGCACAATGGTGAACTTTGAGATCCTAAACCGCGGCCCGGCTCGACTCTTCAGTCTGAGCATGGATGACGACTGTGGATATCTTCATAAGAGAGGACCTCACAG gttcCATGTTGCGGAGCAAGGGTCTTTCCACGATCAGGTGAACCTCCACACTCCTGCCACAGCTCAGGCAGGAGCCACTGTCACACTCACCCTCACTGTGCGGGCTTTCGACTCCGCAGACTCAAATTACGCTGTCACTTACTTGACTGTTGTTCCCCCG GATCCTGACACGTTCCCACCAACCTGCTCCACTGCAGGAGGGCAGTCCACCTGTCCTTCTATTTGCAATGAGTCCATCTGGAGTGTATCTCTGGTTGTGTCAGACAGAGGGCGCTCTGGCCTTGCTGCCCTACAACTACAGAGGGGTGAAGGCATTCTGACTTTATTTCTTAGCCCTCCAACCACCGAGGACAGTATGGGAGATACCCAGCTTGACCTCGACCAGCAGCAGTCACTCAGGGATCAGACAACCAGCGGAGACCACCACTACGAAGCCATATTGGAGAAGGGAGACTCCCCTTTGAATGTGTCTGAATGGGTCCAGGGTTCCTCTCAGCCACTGTGGGCAAGGTACACggccagctgctgctctgctcaggCAGAGCTGCTGGTGTGGGATACTGCCGGAAACATGAAGCGTTGCAACCTAACGCCTGATCAacagaggcagcagagagacaggagCACAGAAACCAGTGGAACTGGGCGGATAAATCGGCCAGATGTCTTTTTCTTGCTCTTCGTCCTGCTGTGGTCTCCTTTGCTTTAG
- the vwa7 gene encoding von Willebrand factor A domain-containing protein 7 isoform X3, which translates to MSMSRIWEGSGKLMCWFVFAYLLLLALPCMGFLPNFWSRVLTLSWDSHTHQYITEQAILNVTLETLKGNPEEEQDFYSHSNWVEMGRHSIYLHLLQPEEPVIPVAKEDIPTCMECFSATCRNNLMPRLTNAQQHSQLLTTGYFSTFPPKPQGKCSHGGILDSSRYMGAKGGINKDSTSPLFSPHYYLHVEAAALATEATQTVLRDLRDNVGDKAFLRLFSVKQAPALVFVMDTTGSMFEEITAARLRAHSIIQSRARSPAQTGTFLLVPFHDPAVGPVYETDDPNQFMQQMENLMALGGGDEPEMCLSAIQLALTHSPPLSEIFVFTDASPKDAHLFDAVKALALDKQSRVTFLLTEDPNHTPEVRGRRRRRSRRRTKRRIMQPLSPDRFSLYSSLSSVSGGLTIFTSNFDIHRVSAIVEDNTAADKVTLLHVESDQELMFAHSFRVDSSLKNVTIHVVGVLFECILTNPSGQSQSLLSEKGSLADLEHFQGLYRISLLFPIQQGQWKVHAKSDGHLTFNVIGDSRVDFLYYFATVTNETHPGLARVEGSPVAGVPAFLVLAVTGLAPEEEASFSHVTLLGAQGDTLHQMKLNSSSSPSLSSSFSVDEMVGYVEAVPRVPFCVRLTGRDRRGDKLERVSTEMVQPTHVQIQVLSVPRLVPGHSTMVNFEILNRGPARLFSLSMDDDCGYLHKRGPHRFHVAEQGSFHDQVNLHTPATAQAGATVTLTLTVRAFDSADSNYAVTYLTVVPPDPDTFPPTCSTAGGQSTCPSICNESIWSVSLVVSDRGRSGLAALQLQRGEGILTLFLSPPTTEDSMGDTQLDLDQQQSLRDQTTSGDHHYEAILEKGDSPLNVSEWVQGSSQPLWARYTASCCSAQAELLVWDTAGNMKRCNLTPDQQRQQRDRSTETSGTGRINRPDVFFLLFVLLWSPLL; encoded by the exons ATGTCAATGAGCAGAATCTGGGAAGGAAGTGGGAAGCTAATGTGCTGGTTTGTTTTCGCTTACCTTCTCCTCTTGGCTTTACCATGCATGGGCTTCCTCCCCAACTTCTGGTCCCGAGTGTTAACGCTGTCCTGGGACTCACACACGCACCAATATATCACAGAGCAGGCCATCCTCAATGTCACCCTGGAGACGCTGAAGGGAAACCCTGAAGAGGAACAG GACTTCTACAGCCACAGTAACTGGGTGGAGATGGGCCGACACTCCATAtacctccacctgctgcagccAGAGGAGCCAGTCATCCCTGTGGCTAAAG AGGACATTCCTACCTGTATGGAGTGCTTCAGTGCCACCTGTCGAAACAACTTAATGCCAAGACTGACTAATGCACAGCAGCACTCCCAGTTGCTCACCACTGGCTACTTCAGCACTTTCCCTCCGAAACCACAAG GTAAATGTAGTCATGGAGGAATTCTGGACAGTAGCCGCTATATGGGGGCTAAAGGCGGCATCAACAAAGACAGCACCTCACCTCTCTTCTCCCCTCACTATTACCTCCATGTGGAAGCTGCTGCTTTGGCGACTGAGGCCACCCAGACTGTACTGAGAGACCTCAGAGACAACGTGGGTGACAAAGCCTTCCTTCG GCTCTTCAGCGTGAAGCAGGCCCCTGCCTTGGTATTTGTTATGGACACCACAGGCAGCATGTTTGAGGAGATCACTGCTGCTCGCCTCCGGGCTCACTCCATCATCCAGAGCCGAGCCAGAAGCCCGGCGCAGACAGGCACCTTCCTACTCGTGCCCTTCCATGACCCAG CCGTAGGACCGGTGTATGAGACCGATGACCCAAACCAGTTCATGCAGCAAATGGAGAACCTGATGGCGCTGGGAGggggagacgaaccagagatgTGTCTCTCTGCTATTCAG ctgGCACTCACTCACAGTCCACCGCTGTCAGAGATCTTTGTATTCACTGATGCTTCCCCTAAAGACGCCCACTTGTTTGACGCAGTGAAGGCACTTGCACTTGACAAACAGAGCAGG GTGACATTTCTCTTAACCGAGGATCCCAACCACAcaccggaggtcagagggagacgcaggaggaggagtagaagaaggacaaagaggaggattATGCAACCTTTGTCACCCGATCGTTTCTCTCTCtactcttccctctcctccgtgTCAGGAGGATTGACCATATTCACCTCCAACTTTGACATTCACAGGGTTTCCGCCATAGTGGAGGATAACACAGCTGCTGACAAG GTGACCCTGCTCCATGTGGAGAGTGACCAGGAGCTGATGTTCGCTCATTCCTTCAGAGTTGATAGTTCATTGAAGAATGTTACCATACATGTCGTTGGCGTCCTATTTGAGTGTATCCTAACCAATCCTTCAG GCCAAAGCCAGTCTCTGCTGAGTGAAAAAGGTTCCCTGGCAGACTTGGAGCACTTTCAGGGTCTGTACCGCATCAGCCTACTTTTTCCCATACAACAAGGCCAGTGGAAAGTCCACGCCAAGAGTGACGGACACCTCACATTCAACGTGATAG GTGACAGCCGTGTAGATTTCCTGTATTACTTTGCCACTGTAACCAATGAGACACACCCAGGTCTGGCCAGAGTGGAGGGTAGTCCCGTAGCAG GTGTCCCTGCCTTTCTGGTGCTGGCTGTTACAGGCCTGGCTCCAGAAGAGGAAGCGTCTTTCAGTCACGTGACACTGTTGGGAGCCCAAGGGGACACCCTGCATCAGATGAAGCtgaactcctcctcttccccctctctctcgtcATCCTTCTCTGTGGACGAGATGGTGGGATATGTGGAGGCTGTTCCCAGAGTTCCCTTCTGTGTTCGACTCACAGGccgagacagaagaggagacaaGCTGGAGAGGGTTTCCACTGAGATGGTGCAGCCCACTCATGTTCAGATACAG GTTTTGTCTGTCCCTCGCCTGGTACCTGGCCACAGCACAATGGTGAACTTTGAGATCCTAAACCGCGGCCCGGCTCGACTCTTCAGTCTGAGCATGGATGACGACTGTGGATATCTTCATAAGAGAGGACCTCACAG gttcCATGTTGCGGAGCAAGGGTCTTTCCACGATCAGGTGAACCTCCACACTCCTGCCACAGCTCAGGCAGGAGCCACTGTCACACTCACCCTCACTGTGCGGGCTTTCGACTCCGCAGACTCAAATTACGCTGTCACTTACTTGACTGTTGTTCCCCCG GATCCTGACACGTTCCCACCAACCTGCTCCACTGCAGGAGGGCAGTCCACCTGTCCTTCTATTTGCAATGAGTCCATCTGGAGTGTATCTCTGGTTGTGTCAGACAGAGGGCGCTCTGGCCTTGCTGCCCTACAACTACAGAGGGGTGAAGGCATTCTGACTTTATTTCTTAGCCCTCCAACCACCGAGGACAGTATGGGAGATACCCAGCTTGACCTCGACCAGCAGCAGTCACTCAGGGATCAGACAACCAGCGGAGACCACCACTACGAAGCCATATTGGAGAAGGGAGACTCCCCTTTGAATGTGTCTGAATGGGTCCAGGGTTCCTCTCAGCCACTGTGGGCAAGGTACACggccagctgctgctctgctcaggCAGAGCTGCTGGTGTGGGATACTGCCGGAAACATGAAGCGTTGCAACCTAACGCCTGATCAacagaggcagcagagagacaggagCACAGAAACCAGTGGAACTGGGCGGATAAATCGGCCAGATGTCTTTTTCTTGCTCTTCGTCCTGCTGTGGTCTCCTTTGCTTTAG
- the LOC128440441 gene encoding sodium- and chloride-dependent GABA transporter 2, which translates to MTELEVNIKVETTWTTKYQGHKDDWVQTEVFGMLNKKFTAQNKKEDVEERGHWGSKVEFLLAVAGNVVGLGNVWRFPYLCYKNGGGAFLVPYVVFVVTCGVPLFLLETTIGQYTQEGSVTCWRKLCPLAEGIGYGGLLIVLYSCMTYIIILAWALLYLVFSFSSQLPWSSCSNDWNTDDCVDFSTRNNTIQWPNQTNSSSAATEFWERRVLAISGGIEEIGSIRWEVLLCLIAVWVTCYFCIWKGVRSTGKVVYFTATFPYVMLFILLIRGLSLPGALQGVLFYLLPEPSRLTDPQVWMEAGAQIFFSYSVGVGSLTVLGSYNTYNNNCYKDCLWLCLLNSATSVVAGFAVFSVLGFMAHEQGIPISEVAESGPGLAFIAYPQAVAMMPLPQLWSICFFIMLLLLGLDTQFVAMEVAITSIIDMFPAVMRKAGRRERFLLLFCLTCFFCQLIMITEGGMYVFQMFDYYACNGACILFLCVFETLALGWVFGVERLYDIIEDMTGVRANTFFKICWLYLTPLVSLVSFISSLVVYQPLTFNRWYVYPFWAYVVGWVLALSSIVLVPGWALYKLGTGTGTLSQRCLRLCRPDPDFSLTKGREHELQHIGGEEVQNSAG; encoded by the exons ATGACAGAATTAGAAGTGAATATAAAGGTGGAGACAACCTGGACGACAAAGTACCAGGGTCACAAAGACGACTGGGTCCAGACGGAGGTTTTTGGTATGTTGAATAAAAAATTTACTGCACAAAACAAGAaggaggatgtggaggagagaggacactgGGGCAGTAAGGTGGAGTTTCTACTGGCCGTGGCGGGAAATGTTGTCGGCCTGGGCAACGTATGGAGGTTTCCTTACCTCTGCTACAAAAACGGAGGGG GTGCATTCCTGGTGCCGTATGTGGTATTCGTGGTGACATGTGGTGTACCCCTGTTCCTGCTGGAAACCACCATAGGCCAGTACACCCAGGAGGGCAGCGTGACCTGCTGGAGGAAACTTTGCCCACTGGCAGAAG GAATCGGCTATGGTGGACTGCTGATTGTCCTCTACAGCTGTATGACCTACATCATCATTCTTGCCTGGGCTTTGCTCTACCTGGTGTTCTCCTTCAGCTCCCAGCTGCCCTGGTCCAGCTGCAGCAACGACTGGAACACAG ATGACTGTGTGGACTTCTCAACAAGAAATAACACCATTCAATGGCCCAATCAGACGAACTCATCCTCTGCTGCCACAGAATTCTGGGA ACGACGAGTGCTGGCTATTTCAGGGGGGATTGAGGAGATAGGCAGCATCAGGTGGGAGGTGCTGTTGTGTCTTATTGCCGTGTGGGTCACCTGCTACTTTTGTATCTGGAAAGGAGTCCGATCTACAGGCAAG GTGGTGTATTTCACTGCTACCTTCCCTTATGTGATGTTATTCATTCTTCTGATCCGTGGACTCTCTCTTCCTGGTGCTTTGCAAGGAGTGTTGTTTTATCTGCTGCCTGAACCCTCACGACTCACAGACCCTCAG GTGTGGATGGAGGCTGGGGCTCAGATCTTCTTCTCGTACAGTGTGGGTGTGGGCTCTTTAACTGTGCTCGGCAGCTACAACacctacaacaacaactgctATAA AGACTGTCTGTGGCTGTGTTTGCTGAACAGTGCTACCAGTGTGGTAGCTGGGTTCGCAGTCTTCTCTGTGCTTGGGTTCATGGCTCATGAGCAAGGCATTCCCATTTCAGAAGTGGCAGAGTCAG GTCCAGGACTGGCCTTCATTGCTTACCCTCAGGCTGTGGCCATGATGCCTCTGCCTCAGCTGTGGTCCATCTGTTTCTTTATTATGCTCCTTCTCTTGGGTCTGGACACACAA TTTGTCGCAATGGAGGTAGCGATAACGTCCATCATAGACATGTTTCCTGCTGTAATGCGCAAAGCAGGCCGACGGGAacgtttcctccttctcttctgccTCACGTGCTTCTTTTGTCAGCTCATCATGATCACTGAG ggAGGGATGTATGTGTTCCAAATGTTTGACTACTACGCTTGTAACGGAGCCTGCatcctctttctgtgtgtgtttgaaacccTGGCACTGGGATGGGTATTTG GGGTCGAGCGGTTGTATGACATCATAGAGGATATGACGGGTGTGCGTGCCAATACATTCTTTAAAATCTGCTGGCTCTATCTCACACCGCTGGTCTCACTG GTCTCTTTTATAAGTTCCTTGGTGGTGTACCAGCCTCTGACCTTCAATCGCTGGTATGTGTACCCATTCTGGGCATATGTGGTGGGCTGGGTACTGGCCCTGTCCTCCATTGTACTTGTGCCAGGTTGGGCATTATATAAACTGGGAACTGGGACTGGAACCCTCAGTCAG CGTTGCCTTCGGCTGTGCCGACCTGACCCTGACTTCTCACTGACCAAAGGCAGAGAGCATGAGCTGCAGCACATTGGAGGGGAAGAAGTGCAGAATTCAGCTGGCTGA